Proteins found in one Nitrospirota bacterium genomic segment:
- a CDS encoding NADH-quinone oxidoreductase subunit B family protein — MIRILRQIFRTGMVTEPLQPDIEAEIREVGTRLEEAIRKRFRRSLTIRQVDAGSCNGCELEIHAMNNPVYNCERFGMHFTASPRFADLLLVTGPVTHNMAIALRRTYDATPAPKLVVAVGDCGCNGGVFGQSYASLGGVDKVLPVDAYIPGCPPTPTALLNGILKALS, encoded by the coding sequence ATGATACGGATACTGCGGCAGATATTTCGGACCGGCATGGTAACCGAGCCGCTCCAGCCGGATATTGAGGCAGAGATCCGGGAGGTCGGGACGCGCCTTGAGGAGGCGATCAGGAAGAGGTTCAGGCGGAGTCTTACGATCAGACAGGTGGATGCGGGCTCCTGTAATGGCTGCGAACTGGAGATCCATGCCATGAATAACCCGGTCTACAACTGTGAACGGTTCGGCATGCACTTCACCGCATCTCCGCGTTTTGCTGACCTTCTGCTGGTAACCGGCCCGGTAACGCATAACATGGCGATCGCGCTCCGGAGGACCTATGATGCAACACCTGCACCCAAGCTGGTCGTGGCAGTGGGCGATTGCGGATGCAACGGCGGTGTTTTCGGCCAGAGCTATGCTTCGCTGGGAGGTGTTGACAAGGTCCTCCCTGTGGATGCCTATATCCCCGGTTGCCCGCCGACACCAACAGCCTTATTAAACGGGATATTGAAGGCGCTCAGCTAA